The following proteins come from a genomic window of Actinomarinicola tropica:
- a CDS encoding S8 family peptidase has protein sequence MIVDLAPGVTVADLAPHLAGPGPVDASDVDGAALVAGLAGSPAAPDGGAAEPTVDRVGADGTWVAVDVDDAELAALQRSGLVASVSPNRELVLSLSESVRAIGAADVGGAIGFDGSGSTIVVIDTGVDVTHPSLQESLVAEACFADDCRDDPFGEGSGLHCDPAAHPDCAHGTHVAAIAVGRDAPRGVAPGANLVSVRVFSVGVDRNGAPILRGSSADIRSALEWVRDNRQNWPGDTVAVNLSLGFDALVSRGHCDRLLGSVDPLVPVFNQLRSSGTALVVAAGNGPVGFAYGIQAPACFSAATPIGATYTSGGMAQFSLRSEKVSLVAPGAANPSTGIESADVGGGLRRDAGTSMAAPHVAGAMALLREAEPGLDVAAMEARLRDSGLPVADPYAPRAYSLVRVDRALCEVPRRVGCARATAGPGRITVRWANLVAADGGAAGVRVTPSDGSAALDLPPDASTHTFTGLANRRPVWYLVEVLDGDGAVLASARSNAAVPKAAAGPHGFVDVSAGAFFEPGVRWARSEGVTTGVAGSNRFEPAGAVTRGEVVTFLWRLAGRPSTGGGAGFADVRSSAFYAPAVAWARSTGVTQGYAGTNEFRPEAPVSRAELVTFLWRYAGQAAPYRPHGFRDTVGGAFYEAPVRWAAFHEVTTGVGGSRDFAPDAAVTRGEAVTFLHRVALDPATWRNPRTVPPTVVF, from the coding sequence GTGATCGTCGACCTCGCGCCCGGGGTCACCGTGGCCGACCTCGCCCCGCACCTCGCCGGTCCGGGGCCGGTCGACGCGTCCGACGTCGACGGTGCGGCGCTCGTCGCCGGTCTCGCCGGCAGCCCTGCGGCGCCCGACGGCGGGGCCGCCGAGCCGACGGTCGACCGGGTCGGCGCCGATGGCACCTGGGTGGCGGTCGACGTCGACGACGCCGAGCTCGCTGCCCTCCAGCGGTCCGGGCTGGTGGCATCGGTATCTCCCAATCGCGAGCTCGTGCTCTCCTTGAGCGAGTCGGTGAGAGCTATCGGGGCTGCTGACGTCGGTGGCGCGATCGGTTTCGACGGATCGGGCTCCACCATCGTGGTGATCGACACCGGCGTCGACGTGACGCACCCGAGCCTCCAAGAAAGCCTCGTGGCGGAGGCGTGCTTTGCCGACGACTGTCGGGACGATCCGTTTGGCGAGGGTTCTGGACTTCACTGCGATCCGGCGGCTCACCCCGATTGTGCGCACGGTACACACGTGGCGGCCATCGCCGTCGGTCGCGATGCGCCGCGCGGCGTGGCTCCAGGGGCGAACCTCGTGTCGGTTCGCGTGTTCTCCGTCGGTGTTGATAGGAACGGCGCCCCAATTCTGCGCGGCTCCTCCGCAGATATCCGGTCGGCGCTCGAGTGGGTGAGAGACAACCGACAGAACTGGCCCGGTGACACCGTGGCGGTCAATCTCTCGCTTGGCTTCGATGCGCTGGTCAGCCGAGGGCACTGTGATCGCCTGTTGGGCTCGGTGGACCCCCTGGTGCCTGTGTTCAACCAGCTCCGCAGCTCGGGTACGGCGCTGGTGGTCGCTGCCGGAAACGGACCAGTCGGCTTCGCCTACGGAATCCAGGCCCCGGCGTGCTTCTCTGCTGCGACGCCAATCGGAGCCACCTATACCTCGGGTGGAATGGCGCAGTTCTCGCTGCGCTCTGAAAAGGTCTCGCTCGTAGCTCCTGGCGCTGCGAATCCGTCCACCGGAATCGAATCGGCGGACGTCGGCGGGGGGCTGCGCCGGGACGCGGGCACCTCGATGGCGGCGCCGCACGTGGCGGGGGCGATGGCCCTCCTCCGCGAGGCCGAGCCGGGCCTCGACGTCGCGGCGATGGAGGCGCGCCTGCGTGACTCCGGGCTCCCGGTCGCCGACCCGTACGCGCCCCGGGCCTACTCGCTGGTGCGGGTCGATCGGGCGCTGTGCGAGGTGCCGCGGCGCGTCGGCTGCGCCCGTGCCACGGCCGGCCCCGGCCGGATCACGGTCCGGTGGGCGAACCTCGTGGCCGCCGACGGCGGTGCCGCCGGCGTGCGCGTCACACCGAGCGACGGGTCCGCCGCCCTCGACCTGCCGCCCGACGCGTCGACGCACACGTTCACGGGGCTCGCGAACCGTCGGCCGGTCTGGTACCTCGTCGAGGTGCTCGACGGCGACGGCGCGGTGCTCGCCTCGGCTCGCTCGAACGCCGCCGTCCCGAAGGCGGCCGCCGGTCCGCACGGGTTCGTCGACGTCTCGGCAGGGGCGTTCTTCGAGCCCGGCGTGCGATGGGCCCGGTCGGAGGGGGTGACGACGGGCGTCGCGGGATCGAACCGCTTCGAGCCCGCGGGCGCGGTCACCCGAGGCGAGGTCGTCACGTTCCTGTGGCGCCTGGCGGGACGGCCGTCGACCGGCGGCGGTGCGGGCTTCGCCGACGTGCGGTCGTCGGCGTTCTACGCCCCAGCGGTCGCCTGGGCCCGGTCCACCGGTGTCACCCAGGGGTACGCGGGCACGAACGAGTTCCGTCCCGAGGCGCCGGTGAGCCGAGCGGAGCTCGTGACGTTCCTGTGGCGCTACGCGGGCCAGGCGGCGCCCTACCGCCCCCACGGCTTCCGCGACACGGTCGGCGGTGCGTTCTACGAGGCCCCCGTGCGCTGGGCAGCGTTCCACGAGGTGACGACCGGGGTCGGTGGGAGCCGCGACTTCGCGCCGGACGCCGCGGTCACCCGTGGGGAGGCGGTCACGTTCCTGCACCGCGTCGCGCTCGATCCCGCCACATGGCGCAACCCGCGCACCGTCCCGCCGACGGTGGTCTTCTGA